From Cannabis sativa cultivar Pink pepper isolate KNU-18-1 chromosome 8, ASM2916894v1, whole genome shotgun sequence, a single genomic window includes:
- the LOC133030151 gene encoding 2-hydroxy-palmitic acid dioxygenase mpo1-like isoform X2, which produces MGILDLEKQFSFYGAYHHNPINIAIHMLLVWPIFFTALLILYFTPSFFNLPQIELSIFEIHCFLILNFGFLIAIIYSLFYIALEVKSGSLAALLCMTAWILSSFLAQVLGFSLTWKVVLITQIVCWIGQFIGHGVFEAMQKFLNYEPYPGFQAKVEALIDAEINDWKEKKQLLIS; this is translated from the exons ATGGGTATATTGGATCTGGAAAAGCAATTTTCTTTCTATGGAGCTTACCACCACAACCCAATCAACATAGCCATTCACATGTTACTTGTGTGGCCTATCTTCTTTACGGCTCTCTTAATCCTCTATTTCACTCCCTCTTTCTTTAACCTACCTCAAATCGAGTTGTCCATTTTTGAGATTCATTGTTTTCTGATTCTAAATTTTGGGTTTCTTATAGCTATTATTTATTCgctgttttacatagctttggAAGTCAAATCTGGCTCTTTGGCTGCTCTTCTTTGTATGACTGCTTGGATTTTAAGCAGTTTTCTCGCTCAAGTTCTTGGATTTTCTCTCACTTGGAAG gttgTTCTGATTACTCAAATTGTGTGTTGGATAGGCCAGTTTATTGGCCACGGCGTGTTTGAG GCTATGCAAAAGTTCCTAAACTATGAGCCTTACCCAGGATTTCAAGCTAAAGTAGAAGCACTAATCGATGCTGAGATCAACGACTGGAAGGAGAAGAAGCAGCTATTGATTTCATAA
- the LOC133030151 gene encoding 2-hydroxy-palmitic acid dioxygenase mpo1-like isoform X1, with protein sequence MGILDLEKQFSFYGAYHHNPINIAIHMLLVWPIFFTALLILYFTPSFFNLPQIELSIFEIHCFLILNFGFLIAIIYSLFYIALEVKSGSLAALLCMTAWILSSFLAQVLGFSLTWKVVLITQIVCWIGQFIGHGVFEKRAPALLDNLVQAFIMAPFFVLLEAMQKFLNYEPYPGFQAKVEALIDAEINDWKEKKQLLIS encoded by the exons ATGGGTATATTGGATCTGGAAAAGCAATTTTCTTTCTATGGAGCTTACCACCACAACCCAATCAACATAGCCATTCACATGTTACTTGTGTGGCCTATCTTCTTTACGGCTCTCTTAATCCTCTATTTCACTCCCTCTTTCTTTAACCTACCTCAAATCGAGTTGTCCATTTTTGAGATTCATTGTTTTCTGATTCTAAATTTTGGGTTTCTTATAGCTATTATTTATTCgctgttttacatagctttggAAGTCAAATCTGGCTCTTTGGCTGCTCTTCTTTGTATGACTGCTTGGATTTTAAGCAGTTTTCTCGCTCAAGTTCTTGGATTTTCTCTCACTTGGAAG gttgTTCTGATTACTCAAATTGTGTGTTGGATAGGCCAGTTTATTGGCCACGGCGTGTTTGAG AAAAGGGCTCCAGCTTTGTTGGACAACCTCGTACAAGCCTTCATAATGGCTCCCTTCTTTGTGTTGTTGGAG GCTATGCAAAAGTTCCTAAACTATGAGCCTTACCCAGGATTTCAAGCTAAAGTAGAAGCACTAATCGATGCTGAGATCAACGACTGGAAGGAGAAGAAGCAGCTATTGATTTCATAA